A window of Macrotis lagotis isolate mMagLag1 chromosome X, bilby.v1.9.chrom.fasta, whole genome shotgun sequence contains these coding sequences:
- the CYSLTR1 gene encoding cysteinyl leukotriene receptor 1: MDGVGNMTGSEVNISCLSTIDDFRNQVYSTVYSMVSVVGFFGNSFVLYVLIRTYHEKSAFQVYMVNLAVADLLCVCTLPFRVVYYVHRGIWFLGDFLCRLSTYALYVNLYCSIFFMTAMSFFRCVAIVFPVQNINLVTQKKARVVSAIIWIFVILTSSPFFLMSKSYKEGNNTKCFEPPQDSKGKKTVLALHYFSLFFGFIIPFVTIIVCYTMIILTLLKNSMKKNLPSRKKAVGMIIVVTAAFLISFMPYHIQRTIHLHFLNNENKNCESVLAMQKSVVITLSLAASNCCFDPLLYFFSGGNFRQRLSTFRKHSLSSMTYAPKKKASFQEKVGELCTE; the protein is encoded by the coding sequence ATGGACGGTGTAGGAAATATGACAGGATCTGAAGTCAACATCAGCTGCCTCTCCACTATCGATGACTTCCGCAATCAAGTATACTCCACTGTGTACTCAATGGTCTCTGTCGTTGGCTTCTTCGGCAATAGTTTTGTGCTCTATGTCCTCATCAGGACATACCATGAGAAATCAGCCTTCCAAGTATATATGGTGAACCTAGCTGTGGCCGACCTGCTCTGTGTGTGTACATTGCCTTTTCGAGTAGTTTATTATGTTCATCGAGGCATCTGGTTCTTAGGAGACTTCTTGTGTCGCCTCAGTACCTATGCTTTATATGTCAACCTCTATTGTAGCATCTTCTTTATGACTGCCATGAGCTTTTTCCGTTGTGTGGCCATAGTATTCCCAGTCCAAAATATTAACCTGGTGACCCAGAAAAAAGCCAGGGTGGTAAGTGCAATCATTTGGATTTTTGTTATCCTGACCAGCTCACCTTTTTTTCTGATGAGCAAAAGCTATAAAGAAGGGAATAACACCAAATGCTTTGAGCCTCCACAGGACTCAAAGGGTAAGAAAACGGTATTGGCCTTGCACTATTTCTCATTGTTCTTCGGCTTCATCATTCCATTTGTTACCATAATTGTCTGTTACACTATGATCATCTTGACCTTATTAAagaattcaatgaagaaaaatctgCCAAGTCGTAAGAAGGCTGTAGGAATGATCATTGTTGTAACAGCTGCCTTCTTGATCAGTTTCATGCCTTATCACATTCAACGCACTATCCACCTTCACTTTttgaacaatgaaaataaaaactgtgAGTCTGTCCTTGCCATGCAGAAATCAGTGGTCATAACCTTGTCTCTGGCAGCATCAAATTGTTGCTTTGACCCACTCCTCTATTTCTTTTCAGGGGGTAATTTCAGGCAGAGGCTGTCTACATTTAGAAAGCATTCTCTATCTAGTATGACCTATGCACCCAAGAAGAAGGCCTCTTTCCAAGAAAAGGTAGGTGAATTGTGCACAGAATAG